The following nucleotide sequence is from Methanofollis fontis.
TAGCGGCCATAGCAGTGGGGATACACCTGGACTCTTTCCGAACCCAGAAGTTAAGCCCACTTACGTATTGTCCGGTACTGAGTTGTGAGAACACTCGGGAACGACAGTGCGCTGCTATCCCATCCTTATTACATTGAAAATGTCTATTCTGGTTCGATTATCTCTTGATTCAGCCGAATCTTTATTGTGTTCATGTGTCCATATCATACCGTCCTCGCGAACTGAAGCGGGGGTGTTGTATGGAGCAGGTCAATGTGTGACATTCCGGATTTCTCGCGGGTCATGAGCACCCAGCATCCTGATAATGTTCATCTGCCGTTCTTTGCCGAGAGCACCGAACTCTGCGGTGATGATGAAGTTCAGGAGGCATACTATAGTTACTCTCATCTGGGATGCAGGGAACAGATGTGGGACTGTGAGGGAAAGGAAGTTGATAATTTCGTCGTCAAGAAACTTCTCTCCCGCTACGATCAGTTTTTCCGTGATCACCAGCTTGGAAAGGACGTATTTCTCACCCTGCGCGTGCCCAATCCAGAGGTGGAACGGGCGGAGGCGAAGATCCTGCTCGAAACGCTGGAGAGTATCCCCCGCTCCTTTGATATCGCCCATCTCTTCTACGGGAACGACATACCCCCGATATTTCAGGTCATCCTGCCGATGGCCTCTTCGTTCGCTGCGATCGACAATATCTACCAGTATTACCGCGACTTCGTCATCGGACGCCAGAACAATCGACTCGGAGGCAGGGAGATCACCATAGCAGACTGGATCGGTCGTTTTGCTCCCGAACGGATCGATGTAATCCCGCTCTTTGAGGACTATGAGAGCATGCTCAATGCCGCCGGGATTGTGGGGCGCTATTTGCAGGACAAGGACCTTGCCTATCAGCGCGTGTTCCTTGCACGATCCGATCCGGCGATGAACTATGGGATGATCCCTGCCATTCTCCTCAACAAGATCGCCCTTTCACGACTACACGATCTTTCCCAGGACAGCGGAGTCCCGGTCCTGCCGATCATCGGTGTGGGTTCGGCCCCCTTCCGCGGGAACCTCCGTCCGGACACGGTGGAGCGATGCACTGCCGAGTACCCGAGTGTGCATACCTTCACGGTCCAGTCGGCTTTTAAATACGATTATCCCCTGGATCAGGTGCGCAATGCTGTCAGAAACCTCGAATCCAGGACGCCGTCCAAACCCCTCCGTATCGATGCCGAAGAGGCGGTCAGGATTGTGGACGCCATGGGTGCGGCATACCAGAAGGCACTTGCCGAACTCTCTGATCCCATCAACCGGGTTGCGGGATGTGTGCCCGGGAGGCGGAAGAGAAAGCTGCATATCGGTCTTTTCGGATACTCCCGGAGCGTGGGCGGGATCACGCTGCCGCGGGCGATCACCTTCACCGCAGCACTCTACTCCGTTGGTCTCCCCCCCGAACTCCTCGGTCTGGATTCCCTTGACCAGAGTGATATCGATTATCTGCGGGATGTCTATGTCAATTTTGATGCCGATCTCTCTGACGCTGCACGATTCTTTGATCCTGATTCAGAGTATGTGCCCCCCTCCCTGGCGAGAGCGGTGCTTGATTGCGTGGATGTCTGTCCTGACCCGGAGCACCAGGCGATCGCCGCGGACATCAGGGAGGCGATCAGAATGAACCGGACCTCGGAGATCCGGTCGGGGACGATCAGGGCGGCAAACCTCAGAAATTTCCTCGGCTGAATCTCCGGTAGTATCAGGTGGTGGGTGTCTCCCCGCCGGTAAAAATGGATATTGATCCTCTCTCAGCGACGCCGCAGGCAGAGGGCGATGCCGATGGCCACCACCCCGAAGATGCATGCCGGGAGCGGGGCGGACTCGGCGGGTGTGGTGGTCGGCACCATATTGAGGGAGGCGTTCACTGCTACGGTTGCGCCCGTCGAGACCGAGACATCGCCCCTCCATGCCGAATATCCCTCGAGTTCGAGGAGCACGGCATAGGTTCCCGGAGCCAGGTCGCCGACGGTGAGCGGGGTGATGCCTACATACCGGTTGTCGATGTGCACCTGTGCGCCGGGCGGCACCGAGGAGATCGCAAGTGCACCCGTTGCAACGGTTGTCGGCGTGGTGACCGGGGGCGCTACCGTTGTCTCGGTCGTCACCGGGGGCACGCTGTCGACCTGATAGGCCCTCACGATATTGTCGTCCCCGCCATAGACTGCTGTTCTGCCGTCCGTGGCGATGGCAGCCCCCCTCACCGCCGCCGCCACCGGTTCGCTCCAGACAACTGTGCCGTCATGGTCCAGCAGATAGGTGTTCTGGTCGAGCGATCCGGCGGCGATCAGGGCGGCCCCGCCGCTCGCAGAGACGGCACTGACCGATCCGCGGGTCGGCACCGACCAGAGAAGGTCGCCGTCGCGGTCATAGAGGTAGACCTTTGTATCGGCCGAACCGGCAGCGATATGGGACCCGTCCGGGGTCAGGGAGACACTCAGCACATCTGCGAAGGCGACCTTCGACCAGAGCATGCTGCCGGCCCCGTTAAAGAGGTAGACACGGTCGTCCTGTCCTCCTGCCGCAACATACGCCCCTTCGGGGGTGATCGATACCCCGAGCACGTCTGAACCCGTGGCATAGGACCAGAGGATCTCACCGGCGCCGTCGAGCAGATACACCCTGTCATCGGCGCATCCGGCAACGGTATAGGCCCCGTCGTTCGAGACCGCCACGGCGTAGACGCGGGTCTGCATCACCGTGCTCCACCGCAGGGTGCCGTCGGCGGCATCATAGAGATACACCCTGTTGTCCGAGGCGCCGGCGGCGACCACGTGCCCGTCCGGCGAAACCGAGACGCTGTTCACCGTGGCGGCGGCGCTCCGGTCCCAGAGGTGGGTGCCGTTCACGGCGACCAGGGAGGTCTTTGCATCGTCACCCCCTGCAGCAACCAGCGTGCCGTCAGCGGAGACCGAGACCGACCGCACCGTCGCCTGCCCGGTCCATGTCCAGTCAGGGGAGACGGTGACCGCTGCAGCTGTACCGGCCAGTATGCAGAGGGCAACTGCCAGAATTGCTGTTTTCAGGATAAAATGAGATTTCATGGAAGGGAATATCTGGGTGCTCGTATTTATGCTGTTTGCCGCCAGCGCTGCTCCGGCCATATGGGGGGTTTACCGCCGGCGCCATACACAGGCTGCAGACACAATGAGGGCCAGAGCGGTCAGGAAGGGGGGCAGATCCGCCTCTGTCGGGGTCGTTCCCGTTGGCGTCTCCGGGGGCGTCATCGTCGTCTCCGGCAGTGTGGTCGGCATCGGCGTTTCCACCTCCGTCACCGCCCCGTCGGTGAGAGTGAACCGCCCGCTCGCCTCTGTCCCGCTCTCTGCATGGGTGACCGTCACCAGATAGGTGTCGGGCGGGAGAGGTGTGTCGATGCTGAACCTCCAGGTATTGTACGGCTGCCCCTCCTCCACGTCCACGGTGCCTGACGCCCCGGCAAATTCCCGGGGTTCGGTCTTGTCCGTCGGCGCAAAGGAGGCCGAGATCACCTCGACAAGAAGCGTATTTCCTGCCGCCAGGTTTGTCGTGCCGCCGATGACGATGGTGTCGTTCTCCCCGTCTGCCACCGTCGAGATCTCCAGCCATCCGGCCGCTGCCGCCCCTGCCGGCAGGAGGGCCAGCACCAGGACAAGGAATGCCATCCGTCGCATGCGGCAGATGAGGGTGTTATTGCATATGAAGGGTTCGAAGGAAGTCCAACAGTTGCCCCCCCGAATAGGTCCTCCCGAATCCGGAGGTGTGCGTTCTTTCATGAAAAACGATGGCTGGAGTGGCCGAAACCCACTCCAGTGTCTGTGGGTGGTTACGGCCTCGGAGGGCCCCTGATCAGGATAGTATCCCCACAGACACCGGTCACGATATAGCCGTCGTCATTGGTGCATTGAACGGCACTTCCTGTGCTTGAACCTGATGAAGACCGAAAGAAATGCTTCATGAGAGTGCTCCCGGATGTCGACATCTCCCATATGGTCCCCCCGCCGGAAAAATCTGTGGTTTCCCGGCCGGTAATCACATAACTGCCATCCGAACGATAGGAGATGTCGTTAAAAGAGCTGTTGAGAAGTCCCATTGACTCCCTTACACTACTTCCTGCCTCATCGATGAGAATATATTTTCCTCTTCCGTCTGAATGGCCTACAATGGCATATCCTGAAGGAACTGCCGGTTTAATGGAGTTGCCGCACCCGATGCCTGCGGTCCTGTTCCACACCACATCTCCTTCTTCATCGATGTGCATCAGGTACACCGACTGATCGGATGCATCATCGGACTCACCTGTTCCTGTGATGAGATACCCGCCTTCACGGTGGATGCAGGCCGAATATCCTCTGCAATCCGTTTCACCTCCATAGTGCCGTGACCAGCGTTCGGTGCCATTAGCGTCGGTTCGAATGACCAGGATGTTCGGCTGGCCTGAACCTGTCGTCGTTGTCCCGGCGATCAGGTAACCCCCGTCAGAAAGTTTCAGGACCGACTGCCCGGACTCGTCTCCCTGACCGCCGTATCTGGTCTCCCCCAGTATCTCCCCGTCAAGGCTGACATTCATCAGGAAGATGTCGAAATCTCCGTTCGGTGTTGCGTTTGTATGCCCTGTGATCATCACCGTGGTGTCTGATCCCGGTGCAATAGAGCGGGCGCCCTCCCATGTGAACAGGTTGCCGACTGTGCGTTCCCATGTCATGTTCCCTTCCATATCCGTATGGATGATATGGATGCTGTCTGCAGCCTCTCCGGCTATCATATATCCATCCGGTGTCTCCATCACCGCCTCTCCAGACTGACCTGGTGATACTCCATAGTTTTTGCACCATTCCGCACTTCCCTCTTCTGATGCTTTCAAGATGAAGGAGTCAACATTGCCTTCGCGTCCACAGAGGAGATATTTGCCATCTGTCGTGTCTGTCATTCCACCAAAAGAATTGCACTCTGTGTACGATTCTTCCTGAATCAGATTGCCGTTTTCGCTGATGTGCCATAAAATGGCCTTTTTTGAAGTGCTGCGGCGCCCGTAACCGCCCAGAACATATCCTCCGTCGGCGGCAGGGAAAATTTCGTATGCCTTCCCATCTTCAATGGTTTTCTCCCACCGGACGGAACCGTCGAGATCTGTTCTTACGATATACAGATCCTCATTGCCGGTCCAATCCGTTCCCATCCAGCCCACAACGATATATCCATCGTCAACTGGCAGGACATCCCTGCCGTGATCGTTATACTCACCACCAAAGGACCGATTCCATTCAATCTCTTTCTCCGCATCCAGTTTTATCAGGTAGGCGTCTTCATACCCCTCAAATGATTCTGAAGATCTGCCTGACAGGATGAACCCTCCATCCGGGGTTGCATGAATTGTTGAAATATAGTCTGTCCCCTCTCTACCGGAGGTGCGCTCGAAGATGGTCGATCCGCAACTGTTGATACAGAGGATATACGTGTCTTTATCGTCGTCCTCTGCTGATGTGGTCCACCCCACGATGAGGAAGTCTCCTCCCCCGGTTTCTATGGCGTCGTACCCTTTTTCATTGCCCGATCTCCCGTAAGTGTTCTCCCACATCATATCCCCGGTGGGTGTGACTTTTACGACATAGAGGTCACCTCCGATTCCATATGAGTCGGTCGTGCCAGTCAGGAGGTAATTCCCATCTGAGGTGGGTTCAATATCCAGTGCAAATTCGTTGCCCGATCCACCAAACGTTCTCTCCCTGATACTATTCCCATCGGCGTCCGTTTGCATCAGGAGAACGTCGTATCCGCCCGCACCGATCGCGTCGGTCCCTCCGATAAAGAGATACCCATCACCGCCGGTGGTCTGGATACAGTCATACAGAATGATGCTGGAACCGTGATCAAAATATCTGCTCCAGGAATCCTCTGTTGATGTAGTTTCTGATATGTTCTGAAATTTTGAATCGGAGCTGTATAAATCCAAAAATGGTTCTTCGGGTGTCGATATCGCAGAAGTCAAACACACAATCAGAATACAGAAAATACTGCACCATAAAAACGGCCTCGCCAACATGCATCGCCATGTGGCTATGTGATATTTATTCATGTTGCAAAATGCATGACATGTCGGATCTGGAATGCCCTTCATTTGTGTGGTAATTATCTCAAATTATTGCTGATTTGCGCCATATTGTTCTGTTTATGATGTCTGCCCGTTATGCCATAATTTCGGATTATTGTTTGGTTGCATTGTTTGCTAATGGGGCCTGAATGGATGGAATTGTTCGATTGGTGATTGCTTGGGTCTATACGTGGGCGGTGATATTATGATGCATTTTTAGTCGGCTTCTTTCCCTCCTGTTGGTTGGTGTCTGATGACCGAACCAACATCCATCTGATGGGTTTTGCTCTAATGGGTACGAATTCTGAGTTATGTCTTGTAAGTGGAGATCTGATTTTTTTGTCCACGGCTTTTCCTGAATCACGCCCTTCCCGCAAGAGCGCTGGTATGATAACAGACGGGCCCAAACCTGATCCCCATGGTTGCCCGTGTGCCGTCTGCAGAACTGGCGGATCGAATGGAGCGTTTCAGGGCCAGAATGGAGAGGGAAAATCCGGACTGGGAGCTCGCTGTCATCTTCGGCAAGATCAATCTCTACTATTTCACCGGCACCATGCAGGACGGGATGCTGCTAATCCCCCGGGATGGCGATACCGTGTTCTGGGTGCGCCGGAGCATTGAACGGGCGTTCGATGAGTCGAACTTCGAGGATATCAGACCGATGCGCAGTTTCCTCGACGCCGCAGAGGGGTGGGGTGCGGTCCCCGACACCGTGTATATGGAGACCGAACTGGTCTCCCTCGCCCTGCTCGAGCGGTTCAGGAAACATTTCCCCTGCACCGATATCCGCTCCGTCCACCATCCGGTGATGGGAGTCCGGGAGGTGAAGAGCCCCTATGAACTCGCCCTCATGGAGCGCTCCGGCGAGATCCACCGTCATGTGCTCGAGGATCTCGTCCCCGAGATCCTGCGGGAGGGGATGAGCGAGGCCGGTTTTGCCGCTGAACTCTATGCGGTGATGGTCAGGGAGGGGCACCACGGTATTGCACGCTTCGGGATGTTCGACACCGAGATCACCATCGGGCAGATCGGGTTCGGAGAAAACTCCCTCTACCCCACCAGTTTCGACGGTCCGGGCGGGTGTGCCGGGATGGGACCGGCGGTGCCGACTCCTGGCAGCCATGAACGCCGCCTGAGGAAAGGGGATCTCGTATTCGTGGATGTGGGCTGCGGCGTCGAGGGGTATCACACCGACAAGACCATGACCTATCAGTTCGGCGCCCCCCTCCCCGCGGACGCTGTCGAGGCCCATGAACGGTGCGTGGAGATCCAGGACCGCGCCGCATCGCTCCTCCGTCCCGGCGCCCTCCCCTCCGGGATCTACGAGGAGATCATGGACGGGCTGGAGCCCGCATTTCTCGAGAATTTCATGGGTTACGGGAAGCGGAGGGTCCGGTTCCTCGGCCATGGCGTCGGGCTTGTGATCGATGAGACGCCGGTGATCGCCCGGGGTTTCGACGAACCCCTGCAGGAGGGGATGGCAATCGCCCTCGAACCCAAGAAGGGGATCAGGGGCGTCGGCATGGTGGGGATAGAGAACACCTTTGTGGTCACGCCCGGTGGAGGGCGCTGCATCACCGGACGGAACCGGGGCTTGATCCCGGTTTTCTGAATCTCATTGTATCCGATCCCTCTGACCGGGAGGGGAGGACCCCTCCCGGACCCTCCCCCCGTGCGATAGGAGCGGATCGGGAAAATAGTGCAGGGGGGATGCGGGTTATTTTGGTTGATGTTCTCCTGTTTGCTGAGTGAATTGGGGGGCGGCCCTCTTCCTTCTCCTCCGATGTTCGCCCTGACCCGCCCCGGTCCCTATCGTATTGACGGGGGGAGCGGGGGGTGGAACCCCCCGTCCCGTGCTTTCTGAGAATAGTGATCCGCTCCTGACCAGGAGGGGAGGACCCCTCCGTGACTCTCCAACCCGAGATAGGGCAGAAAATAAAAAAGAACTCCGCCCTTCACCGGTGGGTGAAGTAGCAGAACACGCCGTCAGGGCCGGCGCTGTCGATCCGCACAAACCCGAACCGCTCGAACTGGACGGTCCGCCCCTCGAAATTCGCCACGTCGGGCTCGCACAGCCCGGACACATCGCCCTCCGGCGTACGGACCGTGCAGGGTATGCCGTAGCCCTCCGGCATCCACTGGATGATCGGCGCCTTTACGGCCCGGACAGCGGCGAGATCGTCTCCCGCATAGGATGCCCTGTCTCCTGCACCG
It contains:
- the ppcA gene encoding phosphoenolpyruvate carboxylase, with the translated sequence MCDIPDFSRVMSTQHPDNVHLPFFAESTELCGDDEVQEAYYSYSHLGCREQMWDCEGKEVDNFVVKKLLSRYDQFFRDHQLGKDVFLTLRVPNPEVERAEAKILLETLESIPRSFDIAHLFYGNDIPPIFQVILPMASSFAAIDNIYQYYRDFVIGRQNNRLGGREITIADWIGRFAPERIDVIPLFEDYESMLNAAGIVGRYLQDKDLAYQRVFLARSDPAMNYGMIPAILLNKIALSRLHDLSQDSGVPVLPIIGVGSAPFRGNLRPDTVERCTAEYPSVHTFTVQSAFKYDYPLDQVRNAVRNLESRTPSKPLRIDAEEAVRIVDAMGAAYQKALAELSDPINRVAGCVPGRRKRKLHIGLFGYSRSVGGITLPRAITFTAALYSVGLPPELLGLDSLDQSDIDYLRDVYVNFDADLSDAARFFDPDSEYVPPSLARAVLDCVDVCPDPEHQAIAADIREAIRMNRTSEIRSGTIRAANLRNFLG
- a CDS encoding M24 family metallopeptidase, translating into MVARVPSAELADRMERFRARMERENPDWELAVIFGKINLYYFTGTMQDGMLLIPRDGDTVFWVRRSIERAFDESNFEDIRPMRSFLDAAEGWGAVPDTVYMETELVSLALLERFRKHFPCTDIRSVHHPVMGVREVKSPYELALMERSGEIHRHVLEDLVPEILREGMSEAGFAAELYAVMVREGHHGIARFGMFDTEITIGQIGFGENSLYPTSFDGPGGCAGMGPAVPTPGSHERRLRKGDLVFVDVGCGVEGYHTDKTMTYQFGAPLPADAVEAHERCVEIQDRAASLLRPGALPSGIYEEIMDGLEPAFLENFMGYGKRRVRFLGHGVGLVIDETPVIARGFDEPLQEGMAIALEPKKGIRGVGMVGIENTFVVTPGGGRCITGRNRGLIPVF
- a CDS encoding outer membrane protein assembly factor BamB family protein; its protein translation is MKSHFILKTAILAVALCILAGTAAAVTVSPDWTWTGQATVRSVSVSADGTLVAAGGDDAKTSLVAVNGTHLWDRSAAATVNSVSVSPDGHVVAAGASDNRVYLYDAADGTLRWSTVMQTRVYAVAVSNDGAYTVAGCADDRVYLLDGAGEILWSYATGSDVLGVSITPEGAYVAAGGQDDRVYLFNGAGSMLWSKVAFADVLSVSLTPDGSHIAAGSADTKVYLYDRDGDLLWSVPTRGSVSAVSASGGAALIAAGSLDQNTYLLDHDGTVVWSEPVAAAVRGAAIATDGRTAVYGGDDNIVRAYQVDSVPPVTTETTVAPPVTTPTTVATGALAISSVPPGAQVHIDNRYVGITPLTVGDLAPGTYAVLLELEGYSAWRGDVSVSTGATVAVNASLNMVPTTTPAESAPLPACIFGVVAIGIALCLRRR